The following are encoded together in the Magnetospirillum gryphiswaldense MSR-1 v2 genome:
- a CDS encoding riboflavin synthase produces MFTGIVTDLGAIRRVVRNAGKETRFEINTAYDLNGIDIGASIAHNGVCLTIVDKGADWYAVEVSAESISKTTLGDWVEGGRINLERAMKVGDELGGHIVSGHVDGVATVMSITDENESKRFVFEAPENLAKFVAPKGSVALDGVSLTVNEVDGRRFGINVIPHTQAVTTFGRLRQGDRVNMEIDMLARYVARLLDKE; encoded by the coding sequence ATGTTCACCGGCATCGTCACCGATTTGGGCGCAATTCGTCGTGTTGTCCGCAACGCTGGCAAGGAGACCCGTTTCGAGATCAACACGGCTTATGATCTCAACGGTATCGATATCGGCGCCTCCATCGCCCATAACGGCGTCTGTCTGACCATCGTCGACAAGGGCGCCGATTGGTACGCGGTCGAGGTGTCGGCGGAAAGCATTTCCAAGACCACCTTGGGCGATTGGGTCGAGGGCGGACGCATCAACCTGGAACGCGCCATGAAGGTGGGCGACGAGTTGGGCGGGCATATCGTTTCCGGTCATGTGGACGGCGTCGCCACCGTAATGTCGATTACCGATGAAAATGAATCCAAGCGCTTCGTCTTCGAAGCCCCTGAAAACCTTGCCAAATTCGTCGCCCCCAAGGGCAGCGTGGCGCTGGATGGCGTGTCGTTGACGGTCAATGAGGTTGACGGACGGCGTTTCGGTATCAATGTGATACCGCATACCCAGGCGGTGACCACCTTTGGCCGTTTGCGCCAAGGCGACCGCGTTAACATGGAAATCGACATGCTGGCCCGGTATGTCGCCCGGCTTCTCGACAAGGAATAG
- the ribD gene encoding bifunctional diaminohydroxyphosphoribosylaminopyrimidine deaminase/5-amino-6-(5-phosphoribosylamino)uracil reductase RibD produces the protein MRAALALAKRGLGNVWPNPAVGCVIVAEGRVVGRGWTQPGGRPHAETEALAMAGALARGGTAYVTLEPCSHHGKTPPCAEALVAAGIRRVVVAIQDPDPRVAGRGIALLQAAGLSVVTGVMAEEAAELNAGFLSKVTRGRPLVTVKLATTLDGRIATHGGESRWITGAAARQAGHLLRAETDAIMVGSGTVLADDPELTCRLPGLSERSPVRIVVDGRLRLPLTSKLVSTANDVATWVLTQEGAEQDRREAYEESGVDVVELPANDQGLDLNRAMQVLAESGITRVLVEGGAHLTATLLRQGLVDRLVWFRAARVMGGDGLPAAVSFGVDHLSQMPGFECVDVRRIGADLVENYRKI, from the coding sequence ATGCGTGCCGCGCTGGCCCTGGCCAAGCGCGGACTGGGCAACGTCTGGCCAAATCCCGCCGTCGGCTGCGTCATCGTCGCCGAGGGCCGTGTCGTCGGTCGCGGCTGGACCCAGCCGGGCGGGCGCCCGCATGCGGAAACCGAGGCCCTGGCCATGGCTGGGGCTCTGGCGCGCGGCGGCACCGCCTATGTGACGCTGGAACCGTGTTCCCATCACGGCAAAACCCCGCCTTGCGCCGAAGCTCTGGTCGCCGCCGGTATCCGCCGGGTCGTGGTGGCCATCCAAGACCCCGATCCCCGCGTCGCCGGTCGCGGCATCGCTCTTTTGCAAGCCGCTGGGCTGAGTGTGGTCACCGGGGTGATGGCCGAGGAAGCGGCGGAACTGAACGCTGGGTTTTTATCGAAAGTCACCCGGGGGCGCCCGCTGGTCACTGTCAAGCTGGCCACCACCTTGGATGGCCGCATCGCCACCCATGGCGGTGAAAGTCGCTGGATCACCGGTGCCGCCGCCCGTCAGGCCGGCCATCTGCTGCGGGCCGAAACCGACGCCATCATGGTCGGCAGCGGCACCGTGCTGGCCGATGACCCGGAACTGACCTGCCGCTTGCCCGGCCTGTCCGAGCGTTCGCCCGTGCGCATCGTCGTCGATGGCCGTCTGCGGCTGCCCTTGACCAGCAAGCTGGTCAGCACCGCCAACGATGTGGCCACCTGGGTGCTGACCCAGGAAGGGGCCGAACAGGACCGCCGCGAGGCGTACGAGGAATCCGGTGTCGATGTGGTCGAACTGCCCGCCAACGACCAAGGTCTCGATCTGAACCGAGCCATGCAGGTTCTGGCCGAAAGCGGCATCACCCGCGTTTTGGTGGAAGGTGGCGCCCATCTGACCGCCACCTTGCTGCGCCAGGGGCTGGTCGACCGTCTGGTGTGGTTCCGCGCGGCCCGCGTCATGGGCGGCGATGGCCTGCCGGCGGCGGTGTCGTTCGGCGTCGATCACCTGTCGCAGATGCCTGGGTTTGAATGTGTCGATGTCCGCCGCATCGGTGCCGATCTTGTCGAAAATTACCGAAAAATCTAA
- the nrdR gene encoding transcriptional regulator NrdR — MRCPFCGHDDTQVKDSRPTEDNSAIRRRRSCPECGSRFTTFERVQIRDLVVIKKDGSRSPFDRDKLLKSLRIALRKRPVEEEQVERIANGIHRRLESMGENEVPSKYIGELVMDVLMDLDKVAYVRYASVYRNFREAKDFEDFLGKMVGGDDDDL; from the coding sequence ATGCGCTGTCCATTTTGTGGCCACGACGATACCCAGGTGAAGGATTCGCGGCCGACCGAGGATAATTCGGCCATCCGTCGCCGCCGGTCCTGCCCGGAATGCGGGTCGCGTTTCACCACTTTCGAGCGTGTACAGATCCGTGATCTGGTGGTCATTAAAAAGGACGGCTCGCGCTCGCCCTTCGATCGCGACAAATTGCTGAAGTCGCTGCGCATTGCCCTTCGCAAACGTCCGGTCGAGGAAGAGCAGGTCGAGCGCATCGCCAACGGCATTCATCGCCGCCTGGAAAGCATGGGCGAAAACGAAGTGCCGTCCAAATATATCGGCGAGTTGGTGATGGACGTCCTGATGGACCTGGACAAGGTCGCCTATGTCCGTTACGCCTCGGTCTACCGCAACTTCCGCGAAGCCAAGGACTTCGAGGATTTCCTGGGAAAGATGGTGGGTGGCGACGACGACGATCTCTGA
- the glyA gene encoding serine hydroxymethyltransferase, whose amino-acid sequence MTKTDAFFRTSLADSDADVFAAISKELSRQQDQIELIASENIVSRAVLEAQGSVLTNKYAEGYPGKRYYGGCEFVDIVEKLAIDRACQLFGCSFANVQPSSGSQANQGVFMALLQPGDTIMGMSLAAGGHLTHGAAPNQSGKWFKAIQYGVRLQDARVDFDEVEALAKEHKPKLIIAGGSAYPRELDFARFRKIADEVGALFMVDMAHFAGLVAGGSYPSPFPHAHVVTTTTHKTLRGPRGGMILTNDEAIAKKINSAIFPGIQGGPLMHVIAGKAVAFGEALRPDFKDYAHQVVANARALADTLVRRGLAIVSGGTDSHLMLVDLRPKKLTGKAAEASLEHAGMTCNKNGIPFDPEKPTITSGVRLGTPAATTRGFGVAEFTKVGELIGDVLDGLAANPEDNSAAEQKARAEVTELCRRFPIYQ is encoded by the coding sequence ATGACCAAAACAGACGCTTTCTTCCGCACCTCCTTGGCCGACAGCGATGCCGACGTGTTCGCCGCCATTTCCAAGGAATTGTCGCGCCAGCAAGACCAGATCGAGCTGATCGCGTCGGAAAACATCGTGTCGCGGGCGGTTCTGGAAGCCCAAGGCTCGGTGCTGACCAACAAATATGCCGAAGGTTATCCGGGTAAGCGTTATTACGGTGGTTGCGAGTTCGTCGATATCGTCGAAAAGCTGGCCATCGACCGCGCCTGTCAGCTGTTCGGCTGCTCTTTCGCCAACGTCCAGCCCAGCTCGGGTTCGCAGGCCAATCAGGGCGTGTTCATGGCGCTGTTGCAGCCCGGCGACACCATCATGGGCATGAGCCTGGCCGCCGGTGGTCACCTGACCCATGGCGCTGCCCCCAACCAGTCGGGCAAGTGGTTCAAGGCCATCCAGTACGGTGTGCGCCTGCAAGATGCCCGCGTCGATTTCGACGAAGTGGAAGCCCTGGCCAAGGAACACAAGCCCAAGCTGATCATCGCCGGCGGCTCGGCCTATCCGCGTGAATTGGACTTCGCCCGCTTCCGCAAGATCGCCGACGAGGTGGGGGCCCTGTTCATGGTCGATATGGCCCACTTCGCCGGTCTGGTCGCCGGCGGGTCCTATCCCAGCCCGTTCCCCCATGCCCATGTGGTCACCACCACCACCCACAAGACCCTGCGCGGTCCCCGGGGCGGCATGATCCTGACCAATGACGAAGCCATCGCCAAGAAGATCAACTCGGCCATTTTCCCGGGTATCCAGGGCGGTCCGCTGATGCATGTCATCGCCGGCAAGGCGGTGGCCTTCGGCGAGGCGCTGCGCCCCGATTTCAAGGATTACGCCCATCAGGTGGTCGCCAATGCCCGCGCCTTGGCCGATACCCTGGTGCGCCGTGGTCTGGCCATCGTTTCCGGCGGCACCGATTCGCACCTGATGCTGGTCGATCTGCGGCCGAAGAAGCTGACCGGCAAGGCGGCGGAAGCCAGCCTGGAACATGCCGGCATGACCTGCAACAAGAACGGCATCCCGTTTGACCCGGAAAAGCCGACCATCACCTCGGGCGTGCGCCTGGGCACCCCGGCGGCGACCACCCGCGGCTTCGGCGTTGCCGAATTCACCAAGGTGGGCGAACTGATCGGCGACGTTCTCGACGGCCTGGCCGCCAATCCGGAAGACAATTCGGCGGCGGAACAAAAGGCCCGGGCCGAAGTGACCGAGCTGTGCCGCCGGTTCCCGATCTACCAATAA
- the rpiB gene encoding ribose 5-phosphate isomerase B, with protein sequence MTKDIIALASDHGGLEMKAMVAALLQEKGFGVLDLGAHDGQSVDYPDFAVAMAQVLKDGRATRGVLMCGSGIGISIAANRFAHVRAALVHDSYGARMCRLHNDANVLVLGGRTTGPEVAKECVEIFLATPFEGGRHARRVAKLAENGQA encoded by the coding sequence ATGACCAAGGACATCATCGCGCTTGCTTCCGATCACGGCGGCCTGGAAATGAAGGCCATGGTGGCCGCCTTGCTGCAGGAAAAGGGGTTCGGGGTCCTTGACCTTGGCGCCCATGACGGCCAATCCGTGGACTATCCTGATTTCGCCGTCGCCATGGCCCAGGTGCTGAAGGATGGCCGCGCCACCCGCGGTGTTCTGATGTGCGGCAGCGGCATCGGCATTTCCATTGCCGCCAACCGTTTCGCCCATGTGCGCGCCGCCTTGGTCCACGATTCCTATGGTGCGCGCATGTGCCGGCTGCACAATGACGCCAACGTCCTGGTCCTGGGCGGACGTACCACCGGCCCGGAAGTGGCCAAGGAATGCGTCGAGATTTTCCTCGCCACCCCATTCGAAGGCGGTCGCCATGCGCGCCGCGTCGCCAAACTGGCCGAGAACGGCCAAGCCTGA
- a CDS encoding MucR family transcriptional regulator, which produces MTDNISDKISHDDILRMAVDVVSAYVSNNPLPAGQIPEIINTVYNSLAALDGAPVETKSEALKPAISVKKSVHPDYIVCLEDGKKLKMLKRHLRTTYSMTPDEYRAKWGLPPDYPMVAPNYAAQRSDFAKKIGLGRKVAETEEKAVTAPTRRKTTK; this is translated from the coding sequence ATGACCGACAATATCTCCGACAAGATCAGCCACGATGACATTTTGCGCATGGCTGTCGACGTGGTTTCTGCCTATGTCAGCAACAATCCGTTGCCTGCCGGTCAGATCCCCGAGATCATCAATACCGTATACAATTCGCTGGCCGCCCTTGACGGCGCCCCGGTGGAAACCAAAAGTGAAGCGCTCAAGCCGGCCATTTCGGTGAAGAAGTCGGTGCATCCCGATTACATCGTCTGTCTGGAAGACGGCAAGAAGCTGAAGATGCTGAAGCGCCATCTGCGCACCACCTACAGCATGACCCCCGACGAATACCGGGCCAAGTGGGGTTTGCCGCCCGACTATCCCATGGTGGCGCCCAATTACGCCGCTCAGCGTTCCGATTTCGCCAAAAAGATCGGCCTGGGCCGCAAGGTCGCCGAAACCGAGGAAAAGGCCGTGACCGCCCCGACGCGGCGCAAGACCACCAAGTAA
- a CDS encoding efflux RND transporter permease subunit, with amino-acid sequence MRLPELCIRRPVLATVMSLMIVLVGLVAYDRLPVREYPNIDEPVVTVETTYKGASAEIVETQVSKILEDSLAGIEGIDVLSSLSRSESSQITIRFKVTRDADSAASDVRDRVARVRGKLPEDVEEPVIAKVEADAQPIIYLAFSSDRHDALFVSDYAWRFVRTRLQNLTGVADIRIFGERKYAMRIWLDRVRMAAYGMTPQDVENALKRQNLEVPAGRIESAEREFTVLSETDLKTPEQFSAIILAESKGYPIRLGDIAKVEIGPQDERRVTRFNGSSAVALGVVKQSVANPLDVSSAVRGVLPEIRENLPEGMSVDVGYDSSVFIERSIEAVFRTIVEAVILVVLVIFFFLRTVRATLIPLVTIPVSLIGAFALMYVLGFTINTLTLLSMVLAIGLVVDDAIVVLENIFRHIEEGVEPVKAALDGSREIAFAVIAMTITLAAVYVPLAFMTGRTGKLFVEFALTLAAAVMVSGFAALTLSPMMCSRLLRHETKHSRIYLLIENFLEGMTAGYRRLLGKSLAKRAGIVVLGGAVAVSAVFLFGSLKSELTPTEDRGTVVVIGIGPEGATIGNIDKYSRMVERFIADVPVVERYFVITGVPVVNQMLAFVRIKDWSERSTSQMKVASGLMPKLMSVPGMLAFAVNPPSLGEKASSKPLQVVIQTAGTYEDLQKVNDAFMAEAMKIPGLISLDSDLKLNKPQIKVAMDRDRISDIGSSVDVVGRTLETMLGGRQVTRFKREGEQYDVIVQVADVDRRNPNDMTNIYVRGDKGDMVQLSNLLSLHEGVAARELNHFNQLRAATISANLAPGYTMGQAVTELEAIAARVLPGNSQLDYNGPSREFKSSSSAMWMTFALALLFIYLVLAAQFESFVDPFVIMLTVPLSMAGALAALKLTGGTINVYSQIGLVTLIGLITKHGILIVEFSNQLRDQGKPMMEAVVEAAALRLRPILMTTGAMVLGAIPLALAHGAGAESRQQIGWVIVGGITVGTFFTLFVVPVAYTLLAKKTRHGQAVAASQGQE; translated from the coding sequence TCCCAATATCGACGAACCGGTGGTCACCGTCGAAACCACCTATAAGGGCGCCTCGGCGGAAATCGTCGAGACCCAGGTCAGTAAGATTCTGGAGGATTCCCTGGCCGGCATCGAGGGCATCGACGTGCTGTCGTCGCTGTCGCGTTCGGAAAGCAGTCAGATCACCATCCGCTTCAAGGTTACCCGCGACGCCGATTCCGCCGCCTCGGACGTGCGCGACCGCGTCGCCCGTGTGCGCGGCAAGCTGCCCGAGGACGTGGAAGAGCCGGTGATCGCCAAGGTCGAGGCCGACGCCCAGCCGATCATCTATCTGGCTTTTTCGTCCGACCGCCACGACGCTTTGTTCGTCTCCGATTATGCTTGGCGTTTCGTCCGTACCCGTTTGCAGAACCTGACCGGCGTTGCCGACATCCGCATTTTCGGTGAGCGCAAATACGCCATGCGCATCTGGCTCGACCGGGTGCGCATGGCCGCCTATGGCATGACCCCTCAAGACGTGGAAAACGCGCTGAAGCGCCAGAATTTGGAAGTGCCGGCGGGCCGCATCGAATCGGCGGAACGGGAATTCACCGTGCTGTCGGAAACCGATCTGAAGACGCCGGAGCAGTTCAGCGCCATCATCCTGGCCGAAAGCAAGGGCTATCCCATCCGTCTGGGCGATATCGCCAAGGTCGAGATCGGGCCGCAGGACGAGCGCCGGGTCACCCGCTTCAACGGCTCGTCGGCAGTGGCCTTGGGCGTGGTCAAGCAATCGGTGGCCAATCCGCTCGACGTTTCCAGCGCCGTGCGCGGCGTGTTGCCGGAAATCCGCGAAAACCTGCCCGAAGGCATGAGTGTGGACGTGGGCTATGACAGCTCGGTGTTCATCGAACGCTCCATCGAGGCGGTGTTCCGCACCATCGTCGAAGCGGTCATCCTGGTGGTGCTGGTCATCTTCTTCTTCCTGCGCACGGTGCGCGCCACCTTGATTCCGCTGGTCACCATTCCGGTGTCGCTGATCGGCGCTTTCGCCCTGATGTACGTTTTGGGCTTCACCATCAACACCTTGACCCTGCTGTCCATGGTGCTGGCCATCGGTCTGGTGGTCGATGACGCCATCGTCGTGTTGGAAAACATCTTCCGCCACATCGAGGAAGGGGTGGAGCCGGTCAAGGCGGCGCTGGACGGCTCACGCGAGATCGCTTTCGCCGTCATCGCCATGACCATCACCCTGGCCGCCGTCTATGTGCCCCTGGCCTTCATGACCGGGCGCACCGGCAAATTGTTCGTGGAATTCGCCCTGACCCTGGCGGCGGCGGTGATGGTGTCGGGCTTCGCCGCCCTGACCTTGTCGCCGATGATGTGCTCGCGCCTGTTGCGGCACGAGACCAAGCATTCCCGCATCTATCTGCTGATCGAAAACTTCCTCGAGGGCATGACCGCCGGCTATCGCCGCTTGCTGGGCAAGTCGCTAGCCAAGCGCGCCGGCATCGTCGTTTTGGGCGGCGCGGTGGCGGTATCGGCGGTGTTCCTGTTCGGCTCGCTCAAATCGGAACTGACGCCGACCGAGGATCGCGGCACCGTGGTGGTCATCGGCATCGGCCCCGAAGGCGCCACCATCGGCAATATCGACAAATATTCCCGCATGGTCGAACGCTTCATCGCCGACGTGCCGGTGGTCGAACGCTATTTCGTCATCACCGGCGTCCCCGTGGTCAACCAGATGCTGGCCTTCGTCCGCATCAAGGATTGGAGCGAGCGCAGCACCTCGCAGATGAAAGTGGCCAGCGGCCTGATGCCCAAGCTGATGAGCGTGCCCGGCATGTTGGCCTTTGCCGTCAATCCGCCTTCCTTAGGCGAAAAAGCCTCGTCCAAGCCGTTGCAGGTGGTGATCCAGACCGCCGGCACCTATGAGGATCTGCAAAAGGTCAACGATGCCTTCATGGCCGAGGCCATGAAGATTCCCGGCCTGATCAGCCTGGATTCCGATCTCAAGCTCAACAAGCCGCAGATCAAGGTGGCCATGGACCGCGACCGCATTTCCGACATCGGTTCGTCGGTGGATGTGGTCGGACGCACCTTGGAAACCATGCTGGGCGGCCGTCAGGTCACCCGCTTCAAGCGCGAAGGCGAGCAATACGACGTCATCGTCCAGGTGGCCGATGTGGATCGCCGCAATCCCAACGACATGACCAACATCTATGTGCGCGGCGACAAGGGCGACATGGTGCAATTGTCCAATCTGCTCAGCCTGCACGAAGGCGTCGCCGCCCGCGAACTCAACCACTTCAACCAGTTGCGCGCCGCTACCATCAGCGCCAATCTGGCGCCCGGCTATACCATGGGCCAGGCGGTGACCGAGTTGGAGGCCATCGCCGCCCGCGTCCTGCCGGGTAATTCGCAGTTGGATTACAACGGTCCGTCGCGCGAGTTCAAATCGTCGAGCTCGGCCATGTGGATGACCTTCGCCCTAGCGCTGTTGTTCATCTATCTGGTGCTGGCGGCGCAGTTCGAAAGCTTCGTCGATCCGTTCGTCATCATGCTGACCGTGCCCCTGTCCATGGCCGGCGCCCTGGCGGCGCTCAAGCTGACCGGCGGCACCATCAACGTCTACAGCCAGATCGGTCTGGTGACGCTGATCGGCCTGATCACCAAGCACGGCATTCTGATCGTCGAGTTTTCCAACCAGTTGCGCGATCAGGGCAAACCGATGATGGAAGCGGTGGTGGAAGCAGCCGCCCTGCGCCTGCGCCCCATCCTGATGACCACCGGGGCCATGGTGCTGGGGGCCATTCCCCTGGCCTTGGCCCATGGCGCCGGCGCCGAAAGCCGCCAGCAGATCGGCTGGGTCATCGTCGGCGGCATCACGGTGGGCACCTTCTTCACCCTGTTCGTGGTGCCGGTGGCCTACACCCTACTGGCCAAGAAGACCCGGCACGGTCAGGCGGTGGCGGCCTCACAGGGTCAGGAATAG